In a genomic window of Telopea speciosissima isolate NSW1024214 ecotype Mountain lineage chromosome 5, Tspe_v1, whole genome shotgun sequence:
- the LOC122661193 gene encoding putative disease resistance RPP13-like protein 1 — protein sequence MSAMGQLFGGSILSAFLQVAFDRFASPEIMEFLLRLEIDLDEVESLKRTSAMIQALTDEAEVKQFTNGAVKLWLDHLKQLLYDADDILDEYATELLRLKLESAHQTQQVRNPVPLTPSTESSISFWLKSSIESAVKGINETLEGIKGIGPKVYNIAEELRGIKRFGSKVRDMDQRLKSVALEGVALGLNSSIGSGSIRPRVFSQRPPTSSLVNTSNCFGREEDMKEIFGWLLSDNTPSPSNNVNNFSVLPIVGMGGVGKTTLAQLVYNDERVEKHFGMKAWVCVSEDFDVVRLTKEILESATGSSPPFNSLDLLQLKLKEALSKKRFLLVLDDMWNEIYDRWDALRTPFAFGQPGSKILVTTRNKGVSSITRTVPNDLYLKGLPNEACFALVRRHAFMDEYSSDANQKLELFGEEIVKKCKGLPLAIKTLAGLLRDKRENCEWKDILENEIWDLRESEILPSLMLSYHNLAPHLKRCFAYCALFPKDYEFVKIELVILWMAEGIIQRKGQKRLEDIGGGYFDELFMRSFFELSNYCRPLVAGPVLIKVSKEFNDRSFFESSGTETWDQDL from the coding sequence atgtcAGCTATGGGCCAACTCTTCGGAGGGTCCATCCTCTCGGCCTTCCTTCAGGTGGCCTTCGACAGGTTTGCCTCTCCTGAGATTATGGAATTCTTACTTCGATTGGAAATCGACTTGGATGAAGTGGAGTCACTGAAGCGGACGTCAGCCATGATTCAGGCCTTAACTGATGAAGCTGAAGTGAAGCAATTCACCAACGGTGCTGTGAAACTCTGGCTcgaccacctcaaacaactcctCTATGATGCGGACGACATATTGGATGAGTATGCCACTGAACTTTTACGCCTGAAATTGGAATCTGCTCACCAAACCCAACAGGTACGCAACCCTGTTCCTCTCACTCCATCAACTGAAAGTAGTATCTCCTTTTGGTTGAAATCCAGCATAGAATCTGCAGTTAAGGGCATCAACGAAACTTTAGAGGGAATAAAAGGCATTGGGCCTAAGGTTTATAACATCGCCGAAGAGCTGCGGGGAATTAAAAGGTTTGGATCAAAAGTAAGGGATATGGACCAGAGGTTAAAAAGTGTAGCACTAGAAGGTGTTGCTCTAGGCTTGAACTCGAGCATTGGATCTGGGTCCATAAGGCCCCGGGTATTCAGTCAAAGGCCACCGACGAGTTCTTTGGTGAATACATCTAATTGTTTTGGCAGAGAGGAAGATATGAAGGAGATTTTTGGATGGTTGCTATCGGACAATACTCCAAGTCCAAGTAACAATGTTAATAATTTCTCGGTCCTACCCATTGTTGGCATGGGTGGAGTTGGAAAGACGACCCTTGCTCAACTTGTTTATAACGATGAAAGAGTTGAGAAGCATTTTGGTATGAAAGCTTGGGTCTGTGTATCAGAGGATTTTGATGTGGTGAGGTTAACCAAAGAAATTCTCGAGTCAGCTACTGGATCATCCCCTCCTTTTAATTCACTGGACCTGCTACAGCTGAAACTTAAAGAAGCATTGAGCAAGAAAAGATTCTTATTAGTTCTGGATGACATGTGGAACGAGATTTATGACAGATGGGATGCCTTGAGGACCCCTTTTGCATTTGGTCAACCAGGCAGCAAGATATTAGTTACGACACGGAACAAAGGTGTTTCATCAATCACGCGCACTGTTCCGAATGATCTTTATCTAAAAGGTCTGCCAAATGAAGCTTGTTTTGCACTAGTTAGAAGGCATGCTTTCATGGATGAATATTCATCTGATGCAAATCAAAAGTTGGAATTATTTGGAGAAGAAATTGTGAAGAAATGTAAGGGTTTACCTTTGGCTATAAAGACACTTGCTGGCCTCTTGCGAGATAAAAGGGAGAACTGTGAGTGGAAAGATATTTTAGAGAATGAAATATGGGATTTAAGAGAGAGCGAGATCCTTCCATCACTCATGTTGAGTTACCATAATCTTGCACCACATCTGAAGAGATGCTTCGCATATTGTGCTTTGTTTCCCAAAGACTACGAATTTGTCAAGATTGAATTAGTCATCTTGTGGATGGCAGAAGGTATTATTCAACGAAAAGGACAAAAACGCCTTGAAGATATAGGGGGTGGGTATTTTGATGAACTATTTATGAGGTCCTTCTTTGAATTATCTAATTATTGTCGTCCATTGGTGGCAGGCCCGGTGCTTATTAAAGTATCAAAAGAATTTAACGATAGATCATTTTTTGAGTCATCCGGT